The following DNA comes from Pseudomonadota bacterium.
CTCACTTATTAAAAGCAAACCAGTATATAAGTACAGTCCAGGAAATTTTGGACACAAGGACGTGTCAACTACGATGATTTATGCTCATGTTCTTAACAAGCCGGGGATAAGCGTTAAGCCCCCCTGGACGGATGATGGAAAGATTTTTAATAAAGATTGTGGTATGTATATTGGATATTACACACGAATTAGTCAGAATATCCAATATACGTCCAATTTGGTGTGTATAGTTAATTGTTGGATGAGAATAAAAAAACATTAGAATAGAATTCAAAACCTTTCCATGCTAAAATGCAATATATGAGAACCCTTGAATGTATAATAAGAAATGGCGATTGCTTGAGCGTTTTACAGGATTATCCTGAAAATTTCTTCGATCTTATTGTGACATCACCACCCTACGCAGATTGCAGAGCGAAATCATACGGTGGAGTATCTCCTGACGCCTACGTTGAATGGTTTCTTCCCCGGAGTGAACAATTCTTAAGAGTTCTTAAGCCTACAGGAACATTTATTCTCAATATTAAAGAAAAGGTTGTTGATGGGGAACGGCATACATACGTCATTGAATTGATACTTGGGCTTAGGCAACAGGGGTGGCTTTGGACCGAAGAGTTTGTCTGGCATAAGAAAAATTGTCATCCAGGCAAACGGCCAAATCGGTTCCGCGACGCATGGGAGCGTTGTCTCCAGTTCAATAAATCCCGACAATTTCATATGTATCAGGAAGCGGTTATGGTGCCTATGGGCGATTGGGCAAAAACCCGTTTGAAACACCTTGGTACTAATGACGTGATACGATTCAATTCCCAGGTTGGCAGTGGATTTGGGAAAAACATTGCAAACTGGGTGGGACGTGATAAAGCGTTCCCGTCAAATGTGCTGCATCTGGCCACGGAGACGGGAAACCGCAATCATAGTGCCACATTTCCCCGGTTACTTCCAGAGTGGTTTATCAAACTTTTCACGAAAGAAG
Coding sequences within:
- a CDS encoding site-specific DNA-methyltransferase, coding for MRTLECIIRNGDCLSVLQDYPENFFDLIVTSPPYADCRAKSYGGVSPDAYVEWFLPRSEQFLRVLKPTGTFILNIKEKVVDGERHTYVIELILGLRQQGWLWTEEFVWHKKNCHPGKRPNRFRDAWERCLQFNKSRQFHMYQEAVMVPMGDWAKTRLKHLGTNDVIRFNSQVGSGFGKNIANWVGRDKAFPSNVLHLATETGNRNHSATFPRLLPEWFIKLFTKEDDWVLDPFIGCGTTCEVAQQLGRNSVGIDIMEEYVSIAQEKVFEKQMLLCEEEAQYDANRKR